Within Ovis aries strain OAR_USU_Benz2616 breed Rambouillet chromosome 3, ARS-UI_Ramb_v3.0, whole genome shotgun sequence, the genomic segment gcgatagcaccccactccagtactcttgcctggagaatcccatggatgggggagcctggtaggccgcagtccatggggtcgctaagagtcagacacgactgagcaacttcactttcacttttcactttcatgcactagagaaggaaatggcaacccactccagtgttcttgcctggagaatcccagggacgggggagcctggtgggctgctgtctatggggtcacacagagtcggacacgactgaagtgacttagcagcagcagcagcagcagagtgccaTGCATCAAAATTCATCTCTTTGTGCTGACTGTCACATTATTATTTCCACTCCTAAAGTAAGTAAAATTGTAATTTCCTTTCTCTAGTTCATAAATATTCACTAAACATCTACTTTCTACCAAAGTGTATACTATAGACTTTGGGGGTATAAAAGATCAATCAATCCAAAGATTATGTCCTCCAGTGGCTTACACTGCAGGaggtaaaaaataatttataagttaaattcagcatattaaaaaaaagtctcctgAATAGTGTGCATCTGGAATCTCTCCATGCCCCAACTTGACCTTCTAAAAAGCTGGGGCAGCCTGTCCCCATGTTAACGATCATGTTAGTattatctctctcttttccaaCCTATCACCTCCTCCCCTGAGCTTACAGTACTATCGAGGTTTCCATTCTCTTGaaatctgaatgaatgaataaaagcagGCCTAATAGTATCGTACAGTGCATACTGTTACATCTTGTTATACTGCTTTTTCCACTTAGCGATATACTGTGTCTTTCCAGATCAGTACACACATATGTGCACTGTGATTTTCATGGGCTGCAAAGCGGTCCAATATATGAATGCAGTATAATATTTAACCAATCCTGACTGTTGAGCATTTGGGTTATTCTCCTTTTTGTTTCGTATCATAAATAATcccttagtgaaataagtcacttTCCACTCGTACCAGGAACATATAAAAACTGAGTATTTCCCTGTGTTCTAGCTAATAAATATTCTCTCTCATGCTCGTCAACTGGATAGCTGAAAACTTGTATCTTCAGGTTTTAATACAGTTTAGGTTGATTGTTTCATACATTTACTGACAGGCTTTCTTACCATTTCCAGTTCCTCTCTAAGAGCACAAATGGCTCTTTCCCGGCTGGATACCAATTCTTCCAAATACTGATACCGCAGTTTTTTCCTGGCCCGGCATTCTCTTGCACTCTGCCGGCTCCTCTCGAGTTTTGCCTTCAAGTCAATTTTGGCTGGCTTTCGACCACGTTTGCCGGGCTTCTTCACTTTACCTCCAACCACCTTCAGCAAGAGAAAGAagtagtcattttttttcttagttctgAGTCTAGGAAAGTGACTGTGGCTGCATATTAGCAaggaaaacatttacaaataaataaata encodes:
- the CREBL2 gene encoding cAMP-responsive element-binding protein-like 2 isoform X2 codes for the protein MDDSKVVGGKVKKPGKRGRKPAKIDLKAKLERSRQSARECRARKKLRYQYLEELVSSRERAICALREELEMYKQWCMAMDQGKIPSEIKALLTGEEQSKSQQNSSRHMKAGKTDANSNSW